The Sphaerochaeta globosa str. Buddy region CCATCAGCGAACCAGATAGTCCCATTGTCTGGCGCGGTCCGATGAAGATTGCTGCCATCCGCCAGTTTCTTGCCCAGGCTGAATGGGGTGAATTGGATTACCTTCTTATTGATTCCCCTCCGGGAACCGGTGATGAACAGCTTACTGTATGTCAGACCATTCCTGAGCTTACGGGAACCATCATTGTCACCACTCCCCAGGAAGTGGCTATTCTTGATGCAAGGCGCAGTGTGAACTTCTCCCGCAAGATGGGTGTTGCCATTTTGGGTGTTGTTGAAAATATGAGCGGTTTGATTTGTCCCGGATGCAAGACTGAGATTCCCATTTTCGGGATCGGCGGCGGCAAGAAGATGGCCGACCAGATGAGTGTCCCCTTCTTGGGAAGGGTTCCCTTGGAAGTTCCCCTCATGGAGGCCGAGGATGCCGGCAAGAGTTATTTGAGTCTCCAGCCGGAAAGCGTTTCTGCCAAGGCAATCAAGGATATCGCCCTTTTGATCAACAGCGGTACTGCTGTCTCTTCGCATCGCAGCACTGAGTTTGCAGGAACTGCCGCTTGTGCTCCCTCAGCTTGCTCAAGCTGCAGCAGCAACTGTTCTTCACGCAAAGGAGTGTAACCATGTTCGATCCGTTTACCCATGATGAGCAAAAGGAAACGAGCCAACTGATGTGGAAGTCCGGAAAGCGGGAGCTGGTATTCAAAGGTCCCATTTTCGATATCTGTACCGTCCAGAGGACCAGCAATGATGGCCGCTGTTCTACGTTTATCGAAGTTGACTGTCAAAAATGGGTAACGATTGTTCCTTGGTTTCG contains the following coding sequences:
- a CDS encoding Mrp/NBP35 family ATP-binding protein, with product MSEGVDFAQRIAEDKAIRTHLDKIGRKILIMSGKGGVGKTTITVNLANALVDSGCTVGILDTDLHGPNVAKMLGCEAGILTTEDGGETFYPVEARPGLKVMSLAFAISEPDSPIVWRGPMKIAAIRQFLAQAEWGELDYLLIDSPPGTGDEQLTVCQTIPELTGTIIVTTPQEVAILDARRSVNFSRKMGVAILGVVENMSGLICPGCKTEIPIFGIGGGKKMADQMSVPFLGRVPLEVPLMEAEDAGKSYLSLQPESVSAKAIKDIALLINSGTAVSSHRSTEFAGTAACAPSACSSCSSNCSSRKGV